Part of the Virgibacillus necropolis genome, AAAAATAATATTGGACTAAATCACATAGACATTTATTAATGATGCCAGCTATTAACGACAAGAATTCAAGACTTTATAAAAAACGACACCTCATGTTATAGCATAAATCGCTTATTTCCTGGGAAATACAACAAATTCCTCAGGGAACAAGAGGGACAACTTACCTAACAAGATTTGGTCCTTTCATTACCTCGGTTTAATCATACAAGGTGTTTCCACATTGAAAGAAGAATCATATTTAGTTTTAAAGCCTTCACTTTCCCCCTATTAGTCGCACCGTTATACTTACGGATAGCGGCTCTTTTTTTATTTCTACTATATATCTTATATAAGAATATAACTATTATAAAGTGGAAAATTCAGATATCAATTTGTCATAAATTTGTGTATTTGCTATACTATTTAGTACAATAGTAATATTTTGAAAAGGGGGTGGTTAGTATGGACTCATTACCATTTGTTTCATGGTTCTGGCTGTATGTTCCGATAACAGCTTTAATGATTATTGGAGTCATTACTTTTTTAATTGAAGGGGGACGTGATTAGCTAATGGAAGCGATTATTACTTTTTCGGTATATTGTATTGGTATGCTTGTAATCGGATTGTGGACATACAGCAAAACAAGTACACTTTCGGATTACATACTAGGTGGTAGAAGTTTAAACCCATGGGTGGCGGCGCTTTCCGCTCAGGCGAGTGACTTTAGTGGTTGGCTATTGCTCGGACTTCCGGGCGCGGTTTATGCATCAGGTATTGGTGGCATGTGGATTGGTGTTGGATTAGCTATTGGTGCTTATCTGAACTGGCAGTTTATTGCAAAGCGCTTACGCCGGTATACGGAGGTTTCAAACGACTCTGTAACTTTACCGGAGTTTTTTGAAAATCGTTTTCGAGATAAGAGTCATTCATTACGTGTAGTATCTGCACTATTTATTCTTATTTTTTACATGATTTATGTTGCTTCAGGTCTTGTAGCGACTGGTAAATTATTTGTTGCTATATTTGATGGAATAACATTTACACAAGGCTTATGGATCGGTGCTTTAGTTGTTATCGCTTACACATTTTTAGGTGGTTTTCTTGCGGCAAGTTATACAGACTTTATTCAAGGTTCAATTATGTTTTTAGCGTTAGTAATTGCACCAGTATATGTGATTTGGGGACACTTGGGTGGTCTATCAGGATTATGGACAAAGCTTTCGTCAATAAACCCTGACTTATTATATGTAACAAGTACGGTTACTTCTAACTTTGCTGAAGGCACCTATTGGCAAAGTGCGGGAACTGCAGGATTTATAACGATTATATCATTATTGGCATGGGGCCTAGGCTATCCAGGTCAACCACATATTATTGCTAGGTTTATGGGTATTCGCAGTGCGAAGGATGTTCCTAAGGCTCGCATGATTGCCATGGTTTGGATAGGGATATCTTTACTTGGTGCTATTTTTGTTGCACTCGCAGGAATTGCATATTTTGAAGTTCCATTAGATGATCCTGAACAAGTGTTTATTCAAATAATCCAGGCATTATTCAATCCTTGGGTTGCTGGGTTCTTATTAGCAGCAGTATTAGCGGCAATCATGAGCACAATGGATTCGCAATTGGTTGTAGCATGTAGTGCATTAGCAGAAGATTTCTATAAGCCATTCTTCCGTAAAAAAGCTTCACAAAAAGAATTGATGTGGGTTGGACGCATTGCCACTGTGGCCATCGCTGGAGTTGCACTTGCCTTAGCATCGACTGGCAGTCAAAGTGTACTTGGTATTGTTTCGTATGCTTGGGCTGGTTTTGGCTCTGTATTTGGTCCGCCGGTTATTTTTGCTTTATGGTGGAGATGCACAACAGGCCCAGCTGTTTTGCTGGGTATGCTAGTCGGAGGAATCACGGTAATATTATGGGAGGTTTTCCCAACTATTTCCACAGCACTTGGCGTGGACGGATTGTATTCCCTTGTACCAGGTTTCGTCCTTTCTTGTTTGGTTATCTGGATTGTCAGCCTACTGGGTAAGGCACATCCCGAGGTTGAAGCAGAATATAACCAAGCAATTGTTGATTAATACGATTCCACAAAATCCATTAGTCAGTGTTACTGGCTGATGGGTGTTTTATTTTACAAATACCATAAAAATTGTAACGAATTGTGTTTTTTGCGACAATAGGGGGAGAGTATAAATAATAAATATGGGAGTGAGCGTATGAGCCAGGAAATGATTTATGGTAATACACCTTGTTATTTAGGTGGAAAAAAAGTCTCCTTAGAAGATGGTAGTGCAAATGATCGTGACGTATTGATTTATGGAGTGCCGTGGGAAGGTTCTGTGACATGGGGGAATTATACTGGCTGTGAACTAGGTCCTAAAGTGATCCGTTTAAATTCAGCGCGCTATTCTGGATATTTACCAGAACTAAACCATATAGACGTTAAGGAGTATTATACATTTGGTGATTTAGGAGATGTAGATGTTGTTCCAGCTGACACGCGAGAAACAATGCGCCGGATTGAAAACTTTTCGAGTAAGGTTTGGAAAACAGATAAGTTTCCAGTTGCATTTGGTGGCGATCATGGAATTACATACCCAATTGTAAAAGCGCTAAGTGAGGAAATTGACGGGAAGGTCGGAATTATCCATTTGGACGCGCATTATGACAATCATCCGGATTACGAAGGTGATTTATATGCTAGAAGTACCCCGTTCCATCGAATTTATGAAAGTGAAAGTGTACGGAATGAAAGTATTGTACATATGGGAATTCATGGCCCACGTAATCAGCCAGAAACGGGAAGATATGCGGATGAGGTAGGTGCAACAACAATTTCGGCCCGTCAAATTAGACAGTCAAAGAATTTAGTTGAATTAGCACGTGATGCGTACAAGATTGCGAGTGAAGGAACTGAAGCTGTTTATTTGAGCGTTTGTAGTGATGTACTGGACTTCGCATTTAATCCAGGTGGCCCGGTAGATGGGAATGGCTTAACCTCGTATGAATTGGTCGAGCTGGTACATGAATTTGCTAAGCTAGGTATTCGCGGAATGGATTATGTGGAAGTATATCCACAACAGGACACAAATGATAATTCATCGCACTTTGTCTCAACAGTAGTTTTATACGCATTAGCAGGTAGGATTTTGAACGAACAGAAGTAAAAGTTCTGGTGGGACAACCTCTCGTTATGTAGAGGATGTCCTATTTTTTGCGCAGATAGTAGTGGTTAAGAATCGACGCTCAATCACCCTAGTGAAAATTCAACAGCTTTTCTAGCATGGATATCCATCGTATTATATAGAGGTAATGAACAGTCTTCTTGTTTGATGATTAGTGGAATTTCCGTACATCCGAGAACAATTGCTTTTGCCCCAGCTAACCGAAGATTCTCTATCATCGACTGGATTTTCTGTTTAGATTCGGCCAAAAATTCACCCTGGCATAGCTCCTCGAAAATAATTCGATTTAATTCAGCCCTGGCAGTTTGGTCAGGTGTTACAACCTGGATTCCGCGTTGATCTAAACTATCATG contains:
- a CDS encoding agmatinase family protein, which translates into the protein MSQEMIYGNTPCYLGGKKVSLEDGSANDRDVLIYGVPWEGSVTWGNYTGCELGPKVIRLNSARYSGYLPELNHIDVKEYYTFGDLGDVDVVPADTRETMRRIENFSSKVWKTDKFPVAFGGDHGITYPIVKALSEEIDGKVGIIHLDAHYDNHPDYEGDLYARSTPFHRIYESESVRNESIVHMGIHGPRNQPETGRYADEVGATTISARQIRQSKNLVELARDAYKIASEGTEAVYLSVCSDVLDFAFNPGGPVDGNGLTSYELVELVHEFAKLGIRGMDYVEVYPQQDTNDNSSHFVSTVVLYALAGRILNEQK
- the putP gene encoding sodium/proline symporter PutP, giving the protein MEAIITFSVYCIGMLVIGLWTYSKTSTLSDYILGGRSLNPWVAALSAQASDFSGWLLLGLPGAVYASGIGGMWIGVGLAIGAYLNWQFIAKRLRRYTEVSNDSVTLPEFFENRFRDKSHSLRVVSALFILIFYMIYVASGLVATGKLFVAIFDGITFTQGLWIGALVVIAYTFLGGFLAASYTDFIQGSIMFLALVIAPVYVIWGHLGGLSGLWTKLSSINPDLLYVTSTVTSNFAEGTYWQSAGTAGFITIISLLAWGLGYPGQPHIIARFMGIRSAKDVPKARMIAMVWIGISLLGAIFVALAGIAYFEVPLDDPEQVFIQIIQALFNPWVAGFLLAAVLAAIMSTMDSQLVVACSALAEDFYKPFFRKKASQKELMWVGRIATVAIAGVALALASTGSQSVLGIVSYAWAGFGSVFGPPVIFALWWRCTTGPAVLLGMLVGGITVILWEVFPTISTALGVDGLYSLVPGFVLSCLVIWIVSLLGKAHPEVEAEYNQAIVD